A single genomic interval of Hyphomicrobium methylovorum harbors:
- a CDS encoding J domain-containing protein, translating into MRPTPSSSPFDRLIEDLAEGPDSFEDLPRAAHPFSIDSLEAAWGAAATARSIPQSAAAMIPPGHTYSYDGETAPEVSLDPNKILHDLGLIEGVTTEADVALVKRAFALRNHPDRMPPDLREAATQRMMIANALIDQYVAKLRKSGA; encoded by the coding sequence ATGCGTCCAACGCCTTCGTCATCACCGTTCGACCGCCTGATCGAAGACCTTGCCGAAGGGCCCGATTCCTTTGAGGATTTGCCGCGGGCCGCGCATCCCTTTTCGATCGACAGCTTGGAGGCAGCCTGGGGAGCCGCCGCGACGGCTCGCTCGATTCCGCAGTCAGCCGCCGCAATGATCCCGCCCGGACACACCTATTCTTACGACGGGGAGACAGCACCGGAGGTCTCTCTCGATCCTAACAAAATCTTACACGACCTCGGACTGATCGAAGGCGTTACCACCGAAGCCGACGTGGCGCTCGTGAAGCGGGCGTTTGCGTTGCGCAACCATCCTGATCGAATGCCACCGGACCTCCGCGAGGCGGCTACTCAGCGGATGATGATCGCCAATGCCCTCATCGATCAATACGTCGCGAAACTTAGAAAATCGGGGGCTTAG